The DNA segment GGAACGCCACAGCGATCACCACCACAGCCACGGCCACAGCGCCAGCCACACCCCCAGCACGGATGTGGTCAACGATGCATCCCCCGTTGAAGCCTCCCTTTTGCACGGGCGTGAGGCGGAACTGCCGGATCCGGGTGTGCGACGCAAATATTTCGCCATGCCGCCCATGGAACTGGAGGAAGCACGCCGCCAATTGGATCTGATCGACCACGACTTCTACCTGTTCCGTGAGAAGGAGAGCGATCAGCTGCAGGTGATCTACCGCCGCAACCACGGGGGGTATGGGGTGATTCAGGCTCGTGACTGACCTCCCGGCCCGCCATGGCTGATCCAGCCCAAGAGCTCCCCGACCTACCCCCCCGGCTGGATCAGGCGATCCTCGACCCGCTGCTGACCCGTGACCAACTCCAGGCCCTCTGCGATTCGGGAATGCAGGAGGGCGTGCGGGCCATCTGCACCACACCGCGTCAACTGCCACTGCTGCGGGACCGCATCGGGACCACCGACGCAGGCCCCCGCCTGGTGGCGGCCATCGGCTTTCCCTTCGGAGCCATTCCCGCTGAGCTCAAGCTGGCCGAAGCGGAGTGGTGTGCCGCCCATGGCGCCCAGGAGCTCGATGTCGTGCCCGATTTCAACGCCCTGGCCAATGGCGATTCAGGCGCCTTTGCCGAGGAACTGGCCGCCCTCTGCGAGCTGGGGCTTCCCGTGCGGGCCGTCCTGGACATGGCCCGTCTGGAGAGCGAACAGCTGGAACTGGCCGTGGAGGCCGCCATTGATGCTGGCGCTGCGGGGCTGCAAACCAGCAACGGCTTTGGCCCGGCCTGCCATTCCGATCAGATCCTTGCGTTGAAACAGCTGATCCGCAAACGCTGCGCCATCAAGGCAGCCGGTGGCATTCATAGCCTCAGCCACGCAGGAGACCTGCTGTTGGCGGGGGCAGATCTGCTGGGCACCAGCAGCGCGCCGGCTCTTCTGCAGGCCCAGCGCCGCCCCGCGGCCTGAATGGCAGAACGACGCCTCACCGGACTCGCCCTCAAAGTGGGCCCCCTCGGCGAGCACGACCGCCTGTTGAGCCTGCTCAGTGATGCGGAGGGGGTCAGTCGCTTCGCCGTTCCCGGAGCACGCCGACCCAGGAGCAGTCTGGCCGCCGCGGCCCCCCTAACCCTGCTGGAACTGCAGGTGGGAGGACGCAGCGGCCTGGCCCGGGTGCGCCAACTGCGGGTGCTGCGCAGTTTTTCCGGCCTCGGCCAACAACTGGAAACCCTTGCTGCTGCTCAGGCGCTGTGTGATCTGAGCCTTCAACTGGCGGCCGAAGACCCCGTGGAGGGGCTGCTGGACACAATGCAGCTGCATCTGGAACGCCTGGAGGAACACCGAGCCGACCCGGAGTTGGTGCTGGCCGGCACGGTCCAGGCCTGCATCCATCTGCTCACCCTGGGCGGTTATGGACTGCCGTTGCAGACCTGCTGCATCACCGGCGATCCCCTGGAGCCACCGCTTGGCCAGTGGGACTGGCGCTGCAGCCTGCTGCCGCAGGACGGTTTTGCGATCGATGAGCAGCCTGGGGCAGCGATCCAGCTGAATCCCTCCGAACTGGCCCTGCTCCAGCGACTGACCCGGGCCGAACTACCGCGTCGCCGGGACGGTGAGCTGATGGGCCCCCCAGCCGTGTGGCGCCGGCTGCTGCGGGTGGTTGAAATCTGGAGCCGAACACATCTGAACCGACCCAGCAAAGCCCTGGCCATGCTGCGAGAGACGCTCCTGGCAGGCGCGTGAGCCATCATGGCCGCGATGCAATTGCCCCTTGAGCGGACCGAGCCTCACCACCCCTGAACCCGCTCTGCCCACCGGCAGCAACCCGGAGGGAAAGCGTGGCTTGGAAGCCGTGCTGCGCCTCAAGGACTTCCGCAAACTCTGGCTAGGCCAGATCTTTTCCCAGCTGGCAGACAAGTTCTACATCGTGCTGATGGTCTTCCTGATCGATCAGCACCTGCTGCTGAAGGGGCAGGGAAGCGGCGTGCTGGCGGAGATGGCCTCGGATTACGGCCTCGACATCAGCACACGCACCCAGGTGATCACCCTGTTGGCCACAGGCATCTTTGTGGCCAACACCATCCCGGCCATGCTGCTGGGAACGGTGGCTGGGGTCTGGGCTGACCGCTGGCCCAAGCGTCGGGTGATGGTGGCCAGCAATGCCATCCGAGCTCTGTTGGTGGTATTCGCACCGATCTGCCTCCTGCCGGGGCCCGTGTGGCTTGGTCTGCCCTGGGGCTACTGGGGGCTGGTGGGCATGACCTTCCTGGAGTCGATCCTGACCCAGTTTTTCGCCCCCTCGGAACAGGCCACGATTCCTGTGGTGGTGCCGGGAGATCACCTGTTGGCGGCCAACTCCCTCTACCAAGCCACCAGCATGGGGGCGACGATCCTGGGCTTCGCGCTGGGGGAACCGATTCTGCGTGCCCTGCACAGCAGCCTGGCGATCATCGGCATCGATGGCGGCGAGTTTCTGCTGCTTCCGCTCTGTTACGGCCTTGCGGCCCTCAGCCTGTCGCGCCTGAAGCTGCAGGAAGCGCCCAAGCCCCCCTCCACTACATCGGTGTGGACCGAGATCGGCGAAGGATTGCAAGTGCTGCGCCGGGT comes from the Synechococcus sp. A15-62 genome and includes:
- the hpf gene encoding ribosome hibernation-promoting factor, HPF/YfiA family, whose amino-acid sequence is MKLLIHGRNLEITPALRDYTQTKLERATSHFGDAVREADVHLSVARNPRVPQQTAEVTVFANGTVIRAQERSENLYASIDLAAGKLARQLRRWKERHSDHHHSHGHSASHTPSTDVVNDASPVEASLLHGREAELPDPGVRRKYFAMPPMELEEARRQLDLIDHDFYLFREKESDQLQVIYRRNHGGYGVIQARD
- a CDS encoding 2-deoxyribose-5-phosphate aldolase encodes the protein MADPAQELPDLPPRLDQAILDPLLTRDQLQALCDSGMQEGVRAICTTPRQLPLLRDRIGTTDAGPRLVAAIGFPFGAIPAELKLAEAEWCAAHGAQELDVVPDFNALANGDSGAFAEELAALCELGLPVRAVLDMARLESEQLELAVEAAIDAGAAGLQTSNGFGPACHSDQILALKQLIRKRCAIKAAGGIHSLSHAGDLLLAGADLLGTSSAPALLQAQRRPAA
- the recO gene encoding DNA repair protein RecO is translated as MAERRLTGLALKVGPLGEHDRLLSLLSDAEGVSRFAVPGARRPRSSLAAAAPLTLLELQVGGRSGLARVRQLRVLRSFSGLGQQLETLAAAQALCDLSLQLAAEDPVEGLLDTMQLHLERLEEHRADPELVLAGTVQACIHLLTLGGYGLPLQTCCITGDPLEPPLGQWDWRCSLLPQDGFAIDEQPGAAIQLNPSELALLQRLTRAELPRRRDGELMGPPAVWRRLLRVVEIWSRTHLNRPSKALAMLRETLLAGA
- a CDS encoding MFS transporter, translating into MSGPSLTTPEPALPTGSNPEGKRGLEAVLRLKDFRKLWLGQIFSQLADKFYIVLMVFLIDQHLLLKGQGSGVLAEMASDYGLDISTRTQVITLLATGIFVANTIPAMLLGTVAGVWADRWPKRRVMVASNAIRALLVVFAPICLLPGPVWLGLPWGYWGLVGMTFLESILTQFFAPSEQATIPVVVPGDHLLAANSLYQATSMGATILGFALGEPILRALHSSLAIIGIDGGEFLLLPLCYGLAALSLSRLKLQEAPKPPSTTSVWTEIGEGLQVLRRVPSVRGAMIHLVLLYSLLAALYVLALQLAALIDNLGPSGFGALLAMSGLGMAIGAVVIAQLGHRFSRRRLTAAGLGTITWTLVLLSQLRGSLAFTLSLCGILGIGAALVAIPAQTTIQEETPETERGRVFGLQNNLINIALSLPLVLAGTLVSSIGLQPVLWLLAGLALVAALIERPWQRC